The window TGCCCTGCCTGTTACCACATAGGGTTTGTGCAGCTCATCGAGCAAGTTGGCTCGTAGTCGACGGATCATTCCCGCTGTACCCGAAGTACCAATAACAACAACCGGAATCCACAGGTGCTCCAGGACAGACTTTACCTTGTCCCAGCTCCAGGGCTGATTGATGTATTGCTCGTCCATCAAACCACCAATGGAGGTGCCGAAATACACATTCGCAAGGTAAAGCATGACCAGAGCAAGCAGGAAGTTTGGTGTCGCCAAACCGATAAATCCTATCAGGGTCAGGCCATAATCTCCCCAGCTGTATTGATGGGTAGCGGAATACAAACCAATTGGAAAGGCAATAATCCAGGTAAAGAGTATGGTCAATACCGACACCGCAATCGTGAGGTACATACGATCACCCACGACTTCAGATACGGGCAGATCGTATTCAAAGGAATAACCATAATCGCCTTGCACAAAACCGCTAACCCAGGAGATATATTGCTGGAAAAAGCTTTTATCGAGGCCATACTCTTCACGCAGGTAGGCTATTTTTTCCATATCTACGCTTTCACCCTGAGCCTGGAGTTCAGCAATATAGCTTTCCAGATAATCCCCGGGAGGCAGCTGAATAATGACAAAGACCA of the Aestuariirhabdus haliotis genome contains:
- a CDS encoding ABC transporter permease, whose protein sequence is MGHYIVKRILLMIPTLLLISFVVFVIIQLPPGDYLESYIAELQAQGESVDMEKIAYLREEYGLDKSFFQQYISWVSGFVQGDYGYSFEYDLPVSEVVGDRMYLTIAVSVLTILFTWIIAFPIGLYSATHQYSWGDYGLTLIGFIGLATPNFLLALVMLYLANVYFGTSIGGLMDEQYINQPWSWDKVKSVLEHLWIPVVVIGTSGTAGMIRRLRANLLDELHKPYVVTGRAKGLPETRLLLKYPFRVSLNFFIADIGSMLPSIISGAEIVALVLSLPTTGPMLLGALQSQDMYLAGSFLMFLAMLTVVGVLISDLLLAVLDPRIRLEGGAQR